The following are encoded in a window of Cyanobacteriota bacterium genomic DNA:
- a CDS encoding serine/threonine protein kinase produces SYYAQQQATTYPQQPVPTYPQQQAPTYPQQQAPTYPQPVNQPTMPPPTQAATIAVGRRPEPATYASQSSRQSQSELDEGRGLLDNPIGIGAIGAGIALAAGLGSWAVVNYLNSRPTPSPSPTPTIVLSPSPTTPSPTVTPSPSPVTINQPLNLKANQTQQIEGSLRANQTLNYQIRGKQGQQLIAALSGKGMLMTILTPKGQPVNDTAADTKSWQGALPADGDYTVRLSLLPNQAASDFKLSLTLNEPVPSPSPSPSPLPSPSEPIVGTQVRRINVVAGGDSVEIADMATPNTTLRYLVSLQQGQVLDAIVVSGLVTITIRYPDGTIVEDAGGLVQWQGEATFSGDYQIDVVAIEPTDFVLRVGVR; encoded by the coding sequence AGCTACTATGCCCAGCAGCAGGCTACCACCTATCCCCAGCAGCCAGTCCCTACCTATCCTCAGCAACAGGCTCCTACCTATCCTCAGCAACAGGCTCCTACCTATCCTCAGCCCGTAAACCAACCAACGATGCCACCACCGACGCAAGCGGCAACGATCGCAGTTGGGCGCAGACCAGAACCAGCAACCTATGCCAGTCAATCATCTCGACAGTCTCAGTCTGAGTTAGATGAAGGCAGGGGGCTGCTCGACAACCCCATCGGCATTGGGGCGATCGGTGCAGGCATTGCCCTAGCCGCAGGCTTAGGTTCTTGGGCAGTCGTCAACTATCTCAACAGCCGTCCTACTCCTAGCCCGTCACCTACGCCGACGATCGTCCTTAGCCCTAGTCCCACTACTCCTAGCCCTACGGTTACCCCCTCCCCTAGCCCAGTTACGATCAATCAGCCCCTTAATCTAAAAGCCAATCAAACGCAGCAGATTGAGGGCAGTTTGCGAGCTAACCAAACCCTGAATTACCAGATTAGGGGCAAGCAAGGGCAACAGCTCATTGCCGCCTTGTCAGGCAAGGGGATGCTGATGACAATTCTGACCCCTAAGGGACAGCCCGTGAATGATACAGCGGCTGACACTAAATCGTGGCAAGGGGCCTTGCCTGCCGATGGGGATTACACTGTGCGTCTAAGCCTATTGCCAAACCAAGCGGCTAGTGATTTCAAGCTTAGCCTTACCCTCAACGAGCCAGTGCCATCGCCCTCACCGTCACCGTCGCCCTTGCCGTCACCATCGGAACCTATTGTAGGCACGCAAGTTCGCCGAATCAACGTCGTTGCTGGTGGTGACAGTGTTGAAATTGCAGATATGGCTACTCCGAATACAACTCTGCGTTACCTTGTGAGTCTGCAACAGGGGCAGGTGTTAGATGCGATCGTGGTCTCTGGCTTGGTCACCATTACCATTCGCTATCCTGACGGCACAATTGTGGAAGACGCTGGTGGGCTAGTGCAGTGGCAAGGGGAAGCAACCTTCAGCGGTGACTATCAGATTGATGTTGTGGCGATCGAACCTACCGATTTCGTGCTCCGCGTCGGGGTGCGCTAG